One window of Longimicrobium sp. genomic DNA carries:
- a CDS encoding DMT family transporter, with product MSGRGAPDGRARAREAVPETPELEGMAAEVEPGEPGEGGDAAGGRLPRFSAGLRYMAAGAFFFSVMSLLVKMAGRRLPSQEIVLVRAVVTLALSWWAVRRARVAPWGNNRPRLVLRGIVGFLALSGFYYSVVHLPLADATVIQYTNPVFAVLLAVPVLHERLRAREVLVVLVSMAGVVVATRPTFLFGHGEGALDHVAVGIGLFAAMCSAAAYVTVRSLRGREEPLVIVFYFALVSTLGALATGLPGAVWPTGTEWLVLLGVGVTTQLGQVSITRGLHLERAGRATATAYLQIVFAALWGALFFAELPDAGTAAGAVLIVAGTLALARREETPEAEPAS from the coding sequence ATGAGCGGTAGAGGCGCGCCGGACGGGCGGGCCCGCGCGCGCGAGGCGGTGCCGGAGACGCCCGAGCTGGAGGGGATGGCCGCGGAGGTCGAGCCCGGCGAGCCCGGCGAGGGCGGAGACGCCGCGGGCGGCCGGCTCCCGCGCTTCTCGGCGGGGCTGCGCTACATGGCGGCGGGAGCGTTCTTCTTCAGCGTGATGAGCCTGCTGGTGAAGATGGCCGGACGGCGCCTGCCCAGCCAGGAGATCGTGCTGGTGCGCGCCGTGGTCACCCTGGCGCTCAGCTGGTGGGCGGTGCGCCGCGCGAGAGTCGCGCCGTGGGGGAACAACCGGCCGCGGCTGGTGCTGCGCGGGATCGTGGGCTTCCTGGCGCTGTCGGGCTTCTACTACTCCGTGGTGCACCTGCCGCTCGCCGACGCCACCGTCATCCAGTACACGAACCCGGTGTTCGCCGTGCTGCTGGCCGTGCCCGTGCTGCACGAGCGGCTGCGCGCGCGCGAGGTGCTGGTGGTGCTGGTGAGCATGGCCGGCGTGGTGGTCGCCACGCGCCCCACCTTCCTCTTCGGGCACGGCGAGGGCGCGCTGGACCACGTGGCGGTGGGGATCGGGCTGTTCGCGGCCATGTGCAGCGCGGCCGCGTACGTCACCGTGCGCAGCCTGCGCGGGCGCGAGGAGCCGCTGGTGATCGTATTCTACTTCGCCCTGGTCTCCACGCTGGGCGCGCTGGCCACGGGGCTGCCGGGGGCGGTGTGGCCGACGGGGACGGAGTGGCTGGTGCTGCTGGGCGTGGGCGTCACCACGCAGCTGGGGCAGGTGTCGATCACGCGCGGGCTGCACCTGGAGCGCGCCGGCCGCGCCACCGCCACGGCGTACCTGCAGATCGTCTTCGCCGCGCTGTGGGGCGCGCTCTTCTTCGCCGAGCTCCCCGACGCGGGGACGGCCGCCGGCGCGGTGCTGATCGTCGCCGGCACCCTGGCCCTGGCCCGCCGCGAGGAGACGCCGGAGGCCGAGCCGGCGTCCTGA
- a CDS encoding SRPBCC family protein yields MSIRLQVQHRFSAPPERVFRALTDLDRAGDWMPGHVSAVKLGGDGFGVGTQWRETRKMFGREATETFEVTEMDPPRRLGLRVDGTKGASKRGEYLFTYVLTPRDGGTDVVMDGEIRGMGKVWELVGRLMAGLFRKAIVKDMQAMDDYLKRTAPEPTAVA; encoded by the coding sequence ATGAGCATTCGCCTCCAGGTGCAGCACCGGTTCTCCGCCCCGCCCGAGCGCGTCTTCCGGGCGCTCACCGACCTCGACCGCGCGGGAGACTGGATGCCCGGCCACGTCAGCGCCGTGAAGCTCGGCGGCGACGGCTTCGGGGTGGGCACCCAGTGGCGCGAGACGCGGAAGATGTTCGGCCGCGAGGCCACGGAGACGTTCGAGGTCACCGAGATGGACCCGCCGCGCCGCCTGGGCCTGCGCGTGGACGGCACGAAGGGCGCCTCGAAGCGCGGCGAGTACCTCTTCACCTACGTCCTCACGCCCCGGGACGGCGGCACCGACGTGGTGATGGACGGGGAGATCCGCGGCATGGGAAAGGTCTGGGAGCTCGTCGGCAGGTTGATGGCGGGCCTCTTCCGCAAAGCCATCGTCAAGGACATGCAGGCGATGGACGACTACCTGAAGCGCACGGCGCCGGAGCCGACGGCGGTGGCGTAG
- a CDS encoding CBS domain-containing protein — protein sequence MDGYGRDYRGGRGRYDVWYVPDAAPQAGMYPGPWGQGRFSFRRPDGRWYDEEYYGHTGAEGVVHERGRRGRGQGPYEHGGRGGGYEGEPGGYGQGGYEGEGGYERGRSDSDRICAWQIMTEDPHAVTADTTLAEVAKTMRELDVGVIPVVDGDEDRTLVGVITDRDIVVRALADGKDGGAKVGDYMTPGVATVGRNDTVHDVLDVMKRERVRRVPVTDRDGRLVGIISQADLAVSYAGLDEVREAEVEEAIERISEPAHPRRGGWPGRTFGVRRAQRGY from the coding sequence ATGGACGGCTACGGAAGGGACTACCGGGGCGGCCGCGGGCGCTACGACGTGTGGTACGTGCCCGACGCGGCGCCGCAGGCGGGGATGTATCCGGGCCCGTGGGGGCAGGGGCGCTTCTCGTTCCGCCGTCCGGACGGCCGGTGGTACGACGAGGAGTACTACGGCCACACCGGCGCCGAGGGCGTGGTCCACGAGCGCGGGCGCCGCGGCCGCGGGCAGGGGCCGTACGAGCACGGTGGCCGGGGCGGCGGCTACGAGGGCGAGCCCGGCGGCTACGGCCAGGGAGGATACGAGGGCGAGGGCGGCTACGAGCGCGGCCGGAGCGACTCCGACCGCATCTGCGCGTGGCAGATCATGACCGAGGACCCGCACGCCGTGACCGCCGACACCACGCTGGCCGAGGTGGCGAAGACCATGCGCGAGCTGGACGTGGGCGTGATCCCCGTCGTCGATGGCGACGAGGACCGCACGCTGGTGGGGGTGATCACCGACCGCGACATCGTGGTTCGCGCGCTGGCCGACGGGAAGGACGGCGGCGCGAAGGTGGGCGACTACATGACGCCCGGCGTGGCCACCGTGGGCCGCAACGACACCGTGCACGACGTGCTGGACGTGATGAAGCGCGAGCGGGTGCGCCGCGTGCCGGTCACCGACCGCGACGGGCGGCTGGTGGGGATCATCTCGCAGGCCGACTTGGCGGTGAGCTACGCGGGCCTCGACGAAGTCCGCGAGGCCGAGGTGGAGGAGGCCATCGAGCGCATCTCCGAGCCCGCCCACCCGCGCCGCGGCGGCTGGCCCGGCCGGACCTTCGGTGTGCGGCGGGCGCAGCGCGGCTACTGA
- a CDS encoding CoA transferase, with the protein MTDAGEPRPLEGVRVVTLAVNVPGPAAAARLHALGARVTKVEPPEGDPLALASPAWYDELARGQRVLRLDLKEADGRARLEEILAESDLLLTSSRPAALERLGLARGALHARHPRLAQVAVTGCPAPHENRAGHDLTYQAALGLVEPPSLPRTLLADLAAAERAVSAALALMLARARSGEEGYAEVCIQEAAAAFAAPLRHGLTRPGGWLGGGMDVYGLYRAREGWIALAALEPRFRQRLAEALGVDALGRPRLEAAFLARTADEWEAWALEHDLPIAAVRDASG; encoded by the coding sequence ATGACCGACGCAGGGGAGCCGCGCCCGCTGGAGGGGGTGCGGGTGGTCACGCTGGCGGTGAACGTGCCGGGGCCGGCCGCGGCGGCGCGGCTGCACGCGCTCGGCGCCCGGGTGACCAAGGTGGAGCCGCCCGAGGGCGATCCCCTCGCGCTGGCGAGCCCGGCGTGGTACGACGAGCTGGCCCGCGGCCAGCGGGTGCTCCGCCTGGACCTGAAGGAGGCGGACGGGCGGGCGCGCCTGGAGGAGATCCTGGCGGAGAGCGACCTCCTGCTCACGTCGTCGCGGCCGGCGGCGCTGGAGCGGCTGGGGCTCGCCCGGGGCGCGCTGCACGCCCGGCACCCGCGGCTGGCGCAGGTGGCGGTCACCGGCTGCCCGGCGCCGCACGAGAACCGCGCGGGGCACGACCTGACCTACCAGGCGGCGCTGGGCCTGGTCGAGCCGCCTTCCCTCCCCCGCACCCTCCTGGCCGACCTGGCCGCCGCCGAGCGCGCGGTGAGCGCCGCGCTGGCGCTGATGCTGGCGCGCGCGCGGAGCGGCGAGGAAGGCTACGCCGAGGTGTGCATCCAGGAAGCCGCCGCCGCCTTCGCCGCCCCGCTGCGCCACGGGCTCACGCGCCCCGGCGGCTGGCTCGGCGGCGGAATGGACGTCTACGGCCTCTACCGGGCGCGCGAGGGATGGATCGCCCTCGCTGCCCTGGAGCCGCGGTTCCGGCAGCGGCTGGCGGAGGCGCTGGGGGTGGACGCGCTCGGCCGCCCGCGCCTGGAAGCCGCCTTTCTCGCCCGCACGGCGGACGAGTGGGAGGCGTGGGCGCTGGAGCACGACCTGCCGATCGCTGCGGTGCGGGACGCGAGCGGCTGA
- a CDS encoding PhzF family phenazine biosynthesis protein → MTAPFLVDQGPGTMRYRYHTLDVFTDRVFGGNPLAVFPDARGIPNGQMQRVAREFNLSETVFVLPPETAEGTRRARIFTPTAELPFAGHPTVGTAILLAALGEVALDGGETRIVLEEGVGPVSVLVRGQDGRPEFAQLSAAQMPETRPSPVGRDELAALLGLSPDDVLEGEFSPAPVSCGVPFLVVPLRGLDALGRARLDPTRWERLLAGTWAPQVYPFAPAGPPADFRVRMFAPALGVAEDPATGAAAAAFAGYLALRETTDGAFRWTLEQGIEMGRPSTLHVEADRAAGRVAAIRVGGSAVQVGEGWMEIPDE, encoded by the coding sequence GTGACAGCGCCTTTCCTCGTGGACCAGGGACCAGGGACGATGCGCTACCGCTACCACACGCTCGACGTCTTCACCGACCGCGTCTTCGGCGGCAACCCGCTGGCGGTCTTTCCCGACGCGCGCGGGATCCCGAACGGGCAGATGCAGCGCGTTGCGCGGGAGTTCAACCTGTCCGAGACCGTCTTCGTGCTGCCGCCGGAGACCGCGGAGGGCACGCGCCGCGCCCGCATCTTCACTCCCACCGCGGAGCTGCCGTTCGCCGGGCACCCGACCGTGGGCACCGCCATCCTGCTCGCCGCGCTCGGCGAGGTGGCGCTGGATGGCGGGGAGACGCGCATCGTGCTGGAGGAAGGCGTCGGCCCCGTCTCCGTGCTCGTTCGCGGGCAGGACGGCCGCCCCGAGTTCGCGCAGCTCTCCGCGGCGCAGATGCCCGAGACCCGCCCATCGCCCGTCGGTCGCGACGAGCTCGCCGCGCTGCTCGGCCTGTCGCCGGACGACGTGCTGGAGGGCGAATTCTCCCCCGCGCCCGTCTCGTGCGGCGTCCCCTTCCTGGTCGTTCCCCTGCGCGGCCTGGACGCCCTCGGCCGCGCGCGCCTGGACCCCACACGCTGGGAGCGGCTGCTGGCGGGCACGTGGGCGCCGCAGGTCTACCCCTTCGCCCCCGCCGGGCCCCCCGCCGACTTCCGCGTCCGCATGTTCGCGCCGGCACTGGGGGTCGCCGAAGACCCCGCTACCGGCGCGGCGGCCGCCGCGTTCGCCGGCTACCTGGCGCTGCGCGAGACGACGGACGGCGCCTTCCGCTGGACGCTCGAGCAGGGGATCGAGATGGGCCGCCCGAGCACGCTCCACGTCGAGGCCGACCGGGCCGCCGGCCGGGTCGCCGCCATCCGCGTCGGCGGCTCCGCCGTGCAGGTCGGCGAAGGCTGGATGGAGATCCCGGACGAGTAG